The genomic interval AATATGGTCCAGCACCATATTTTTTCATCCCATTCAATATCACTCTCAGCCTTTCACTGATCATCTGATTGGTGAAACCATCCAAGTTTGCAAGAATCTTCCGAGACTCCTGAGGGAACAGCTGACCCGGAAAATCCACCAATGCTTCCGTCAATGTATCATTACAATCAAAGCGTTGGTTAGTTGTAGGGTCAGCCCCTAGGAACGCGAGGAATGATTCTGCAAACTGGAAAGTTCAGCAAACTTAAAATCAACCAATAAGAAGATTAAGCATAAAAGGCTGAGAGTATAAACGCGTTGTTTAAGCCCCCAGCCCCTCATTTATCATGTGTTCTGCTTCTAAGTCAATCCTACCCAAACACACTGCTTTCATCGTTCAATTGTTATTTTCGATACTTTCGATTTAAATCTAAATGCTTCAATACACCTCGTCGTTTCAACAAAATGAGCAACGCATAACTCACGGATGCACCGATCAAGCTTGAAACGATAAACGCCGCCATTAAAGGTTTGATTAAAAAGTGATCTACATTTAAAATCCAAGCGAGTGGAATACAAACTAAACTTCCAATGATACCTGTGCCAATCACTTCACCAATTGCGGCGACAAACAGGTGACGGTTCACATAGTAAAATAAACTTCCGAGTAAGACACCAATCATGCTTCCTGGAAAGGCAAACGGTGTCCCCGTACCAAACATTACGCGTATGCTAGATGATAAAAATGCTTGCGCGAGTCCATACCATGGTCCAAGAATGACGACGCTGAGTACATTCACGAAATGTTGTACAGGTGCTGCTTTAATCGCCCCTAATGGTATGACAATCACTGTACTTAATACAACATTGACTGCAATAAAGAGAGCGGTCAGTGTTAGTTTACGTGTGTTCAAACTTATCACTCTCCGACAGGGCTGAGGACTTATTTGACCACTGTATCCACATATGTCATTCGTGTGTTTGATCGTCCCCAGCCTCGATGTTTTCTTGTTCAATTCTAGCTGATAAAGTCCCAATCACAACGTGCAACAATTCGTTTGCTTCTTGTAGTGCCGTTTTAAATTCATTCACAATTGGGATTTCATCAATTTTTGTTTGTATTTCTTCAATTTTTTCTTCAGAGCGCGCAAATGCTACAGGTTTATCGTAATTTTGTAGATTGACGGATTGCTTTTGATTTTGCTTTAACTCTGCCATGTATTGCGAAATTTGCTCATTTTGATGAATTTGTGTTTCGATACGTTGGTAATGTTGTATCGTTTCTAATGATTGAATGGATGCACTTAACTTTTGAGCCGCTTCCAAAATCATCTCACGAGAGTCCATTTACACAGTCACCATCGTAGGTTCACTCACGCCAACAAATTCACCATTTAATGAATATTGTTTCGCTTCAACAATTTTTACATCTACAATTTTACCGATAACAGATTTTGGTGCACGGAAGTTAACTAATTTGTTCTTTTCAGTATAACCCGCTAAAACTGCTTCATCTTTTTTACTTGCACCTTCACATAATACGCGAACTGTTTCACCTTCATACGCTTTTAATGCACGTGAAGAATATTCACCTACAAGACGATTTAAACGCTGTAAACGCTCTTTCTTCACTTCAGTCGGTACATTGTCTTTCATTTTAGCAGCAGGTGTACCGTCACGTTGCGAATAAAGATACGTATAAGCGTGTTCGAAACTGACTGCTTCATATAAAGATAACGTTTCTTCAAATTGTGCTTCTGTTTCGTTTGGATAACCTACAATTATGTCTGTTGTTAATGCGACATCTGGCATGGCTGCTTTAATACGTGACACGAGATCAAGATAGCTTTCACGTGTATATTTACGCCCCATAATTTTCAACACTTGATCATTACCTGATTGAACCGGCAAGTGAATGTGTGGCACAATATTACCACCTTCAGCAATGACTTCAATCATACGGTCTGTAAAGTCCCATGGATGGCTTGTAGTAAAACGAACACGCGGAATATCAATTTTTGAAATGTCCGCCAATAAATCGCCTAAACCATACTCAATATCTTCTATGTCTTTCCCGTATGCATTCACGTTTTGACCGAGCAATGTAATCTCTTGATAACCTTGACGCGCTAAATCACGCACTTCTTCAATAATATCTTGCGGGCGACGACTACGCTCTTTACCACGCGTAAATGGCACAATACAATATGTACAAAACTTGTCACAACCATACATAATGTTCACCCATGCTTTAATACGGCCTTGACGTACTTTAGGCAAGTTCTCAATAACATCGCCTTCTTTAGACCATACTTCCACAACCATTGCTTTAGATAAATAAGCTTCTTCTAAAATTTGTGGTAAGCGGTGAATATTATGCGTACCAAAAATCATATCGACATTTTGGTATGATTTTAAGATTTTATTCACAACTGATTCTTCTTGTGACATACATCCACAAACGCCAATTAAGCAATCTGGGCGCTCTTGCTTAATATGCTTTAAGTTCCCAATCTCACCAAACACTTTATTTTCCGCATTTTCACGAATTGCACACGTATTTAATAAAATGACGTCCGCTGTATTCACATCTTCAGTCGGTGTATAACCTAGAGCTGTCAAAATCCCTGCCATGACTTCTGTATCATGCGCATTCATTTGGCAACCATATGTTTTGATTAAAAATGTACGACCTTTCCCCATACCACGATATTTTTCATCAATTTGGAAATCACGGTTATATTGCACAGTTTCTTTTCCACGTTTTTTCGCATCTTTGAGACTTGGTGGCTGATAAACGTGTTCAAAATTAAAATACTTACTATAATCTTTTTCTTCTTTACTGTCACGTTGCGCTAAGACATCAATCGTTCCAGCTTTTCTTTGTTCTTCATTCACATGCAAAACCCTTTCTGCCCATATATCATTAGTTCATTATATTAAAAATCTAGGGAAAGTGCAAAATGATATCTTCTAAATTCAATTGAAGTTGTGCAATTGATTAAGCCATTTCGTCATACTTACCCGTCAACGTTTCAATACTGATTCCTTCAGTCACATGATAAAACTTCACTTGGCTAATAATGCTTGGTGATTCAAGTTCGACCATACGTTCGTTCATTTTTTGAATTAAGATCAACAAACTACTCATGTCACCTTCAATCGTTGTTTCCAATGGTCCGACGCGATAATTTAACCCTGATTCATCTATCACTTTAATGGCTTCATCTACAAAAGGAATGACATTTTCTCCATTAGGTGTTTGCGGGATAATTTGAATGCTCATTAACGTATCTATCATATGAAAACCTCCTTAATACATTTTATTATGACTTTGATTTCATAATGTTGCAAAAATAAAGGTCTTTCAGTCAATGGGTTTGTTTTTGCCATTTTATTTGACTTCTATTTTTAGGCTACAAATAACTACACCTTTCTTCACTTTCATTTAATAGCAAAAACTGACACAAAAAAATAAGACTAGGAGGTTGTGATGATATGCTCCCAGCCTTACTAAAAATAACGTATATCCAATAAATTTGAGTGAATGCGCTTAAAATTTTCATACTTTTATTATACAAATTGCTTTGTAAATGACTCAAACTGTTCTTCTGTTAAACTCAAGTCTTGATGTGCTAATGGTGTTTCTGCTAAGCCGTCAATTTGTGACTCATATGAAGGTGTTGTCGTATCTTGGTATACAATCCCTTTGACTAATGAATCATGTTCGAGCACGGTTTGTAATGCAGCTTGTTTATTGCTGACGTCATAATTTTCAATATCATCAATAGCAGTTAAATTCTCTTTAAACCAGTCATACGTATTGATTTTATTGTATGTGACACATGGTGAAAAGACGTTTACAAATGAAAAACCATCGTGATTAATCGCGTCTTCAATTATTTTCGTTAACGCTTTAATATCACTAGAGAAACCTTGTGCAACAAATGTCGCCCCTGATGATAATGCCAGCTCTAATGGCGCAACGTTTTGTTCGATATTACCTTTAGGTGTTGTTTTAGTCACAAATCCTGGTGCTGATGAAGGTGATGTTTGTCCTTTAGTCAGTCCGTAAATTTGGTTGTCCATCACGATATAAGTGATATTCATATTTCGGCGTAACGCATGAATCGTATGCCCCATACCGATAGCATAACCATCGCCGTCACCACCAGAAGCAATCACTGTAAGGTCACGGTTTGCCATTTTCACACCTTGTGCTAATGGTAATGCACGCCCATGAATGGAATGGACACCGTAAGAGTTCACGTAACCTGATAGACGTCCTGAACAACCAATCCCTGTAATGAGTGCCACTTCATCTGGTTCTAATCCAACGTTTGCAGCTGCTTTTTGGATGGCCGCTTGTACTGAGAAGTCGCCACAACCGGGACACCAATTGGGTTTCACATTATTTCTAAAATCTTTAAATGTAGCCAATTACACTCTCTCCTTTAATGCATTCAAAATTTCTAATCCTTTATGCTCAATTTCGTGTGGTAAAAATGGTGTACCGTCATATTTCGTTTGTTTGACGAGTTTGTCACCTAAGTTCACGTTCATTTTAATAATATTCGCCAGTTGGCCTTGATAGTTATGTTCGACAACAACGACTTTTTTCGCTTTATCTACAGCGTCTTGAATGACTTCTGTTGGGAATGGATGTAATTGTCGAATTTGTAAATGGTTAATACGGTGTCCTTGTTGTTCTAAACGTGATGTCCCTTCTTGGATGGCACCTTTTGTTGAAATAAATCCAAGGTATAAAATGTCTGCATCATCATGTGTCGCTGTACCTTCTACCGGTTTTGGAATGACTAATTTTTCTGTCTTGCGCATACGTTTATCCATTTGATTTTGACGATTTTCTGCCGCTTCACTCGGCTTACCTTCTTCATTATGCTCGACACCTGTCACATGGTGAATGCCGCCTTTAACACCTGGAATTGGACGTGGTGACACACCAGATTCTGTAATAGCATAACGTTTGAAGTAATCTTTGTCGTCCTCGTCTCTTTCTATATCTTCAGTAATCGTTGCGCCTCGACGAATTTCAATTTTCGAATGGTCGAGTGCTTTCACAGTTTGCTTACCTAATGACAGTTGTAAATCACTTAATAAAATAACTGGACATTGATATTCTTCAGCTAAGTTAAATGCCTCTACCGTTAAGTAAAATGCGTCTTCTGCATCTGTCGGCGCAAGAACAATTTTCGGAATATCACCGTGTGTGCCGTAAATCATTTGCATTAAATCGGATTGTTCTTGTTTTGTCGGTAAACCTGTCGATGGGCCCCCACGTTGCGTATTGATGACTACAAATGGTGTTTCAGTCATCCCTGATAAACCAATTGCTTCCATCATTAATGATAAACCTGGGCCTGCTGACGCTGTAAAGGCACGTACGCCCCCGTAGTTTGCACCAATCGCCATCGTTGCAGCTGCAATTTCATCTTCTGTTTGAATGACTGAACCACCTACTTTAGGTAAATTGTCAATCATATACTCCATTACTTCTGAAGCTGGCGTGATAGGATACGCTGCCATAAATCTTGAGCCCGCTGAAATGGCACCTAAACCAATCGCATCATTCCCAATCATATAGAGGTGAGGTACGCCGCTACTTTCTTCTAATTCAAAGTCACCGCTCACTTCACCCATTTGTGCTTGCATTAAACGATAGCCTTCATTTAATGCTTGAATATTTAAATCGACTACTTTTTCACCTTTTTTCTCGAACATATTCGTAATTAACGATTCAAAAGTATCAGTATTCAAGTGCATTAATGCTGCTGT from Staphylococcus sp. MI 10-1553 carries:
- the miaB gene encoding tRNA (N6-isopentenyl adenosine(37)-C2)-methylthiotransferase MiaB, yielding MNEEQRKAGTIDVLAQRDSKEEKDYSKYFNFEHVYQPPSLKDAKKRGKETVQYNRDFQIDEKYRGMGKGRTFLIKTYGCQMNAHDTEVMAGILTALGYTPTEDVNTADVILLNTCAIRENAENKVFGEIGNLKHIKQERPDCLIGVCGCMSQEESVVNKILKSYQNVDMIFGTHNIHRLPQILEEAYLSKAMVVEVWSKEGDVIENLPKVRQGRIKAWVNIMYGCDKFCTYCIVPFTRGKERSRRPQDIIEEVRDLARQGYQEITLLGQNVNAYGKDIEDIEYGLGDLLADISKIDIPRVRFTTSHPWDFTDRMIEVIAEGGNIVPHIHLPVQSGNDQVLKIMGRKYTRESYLDLVSRIKAAMPDVALTTDIIVGYPNETEAQFEETLSLYEAVSFEHAYTYLYSQRDGTPAAKMKDNVPTEVKKERLQRLNRLVGEYSSRALKAYEGETVRVLCEGASKKDEAVLAGYTEKNKLVNFRAPKSVIGKIVDVKIVEAKQYSLNGEFVGVSEPTMVTV
- a CDS encoding YlbF family regulator, which gives rise to MDSREMILEAAQKLSASIQSLETIQHYQRIETQIHQNEQISQYMAELKQNQKQSVNLQNYDKPVAFARSEEKIEEIQTKIDEIPIVNEFKTALQEANELLHVVIGTLSARIEQENIEAGDDQTHE
- the thiW gene encoding energy coupling factor transporter S component ThiW, with protein sequence MNTRKLTLTALFIAVNVVLSTVIVIPLGAIKAAPVQHFVNVLSVVILGPWYGLAQAFLSSSIRVMFGTGTPFAFPGSMIGVLLGSLFYYVNRHLFVAAIGEVIGTGIIGSLVCIPLAWILNVDHFLIKPLMAAFIVSSLIGASVSYALLILLKRRGVLKHLDLNRKYRK
- a CDS encoding thiamine-binding protein — translated: MIDTLMSIQIIPQTPNGENVIPFVDEAIKVIDESGLNYRVGPLETTIEGDMSSLLILIQKMNERMVELESPSIISQVKFYHVTEGISIETLTGKYDEMA
- a CDS encoding 2-oxoacid:acceptor oxidoreductase subunit alpha, with amino-acid sequence MKSQLSWKVGGQQGEGIESTGEIFATAMNRKGYYLYGYRHFSSRIKGGHTNNKIRVSTTPVHAISDDLDILVAFDQETIVLNHHEMREDSVILADSKAKPEKPEESKAQLIVLPFTEVAKELGTTLMKNMVAIGATAALMHLNTDTFESLITNMFEKKGEKVVDLNIQALNEGYRLMQAQMGEVSGDFELEESSGVPHLYMIGNDAIGLGAISAGSRFMAAYPITPASEVMEYMIDNLPKVGGSVIQTEDEIAAATMAIGANYGGVRAFTASAGPGLSLMMEAIGLSGMTETPFVVINTQRGGPSTGLPTKQEQSDLMQMIYGTHGDIPKIVLAPTDAEDAFYLTVEAFNLAEEYQCPVILLSDLQLSLGKQTVKALDHSKIEIRRGATITEDIERDEDDKDYFKRYAITESGVSPRPIPGVKGGIHHVTGVEHNEEGKPSEAAENRQNQMDKRMRKTEKLVIPKPVEGTATHDDADILYLGFISTKGAIQEGTSRLEQQGHRINHLQIRQLHPFPTEVIQDAVDKAKKVVVVEHNYQGQLANIIKMNVNLGDKLVKQTKYDGTPFLPHEIEHKGLEILNALKERV
- a CDS encoding 2-oxoacid:ferredoxin oxidoreductase subunit beta encodes the protein MATFKDFRNNVKPNWCPGCGDFSVQAAIQKAAANVGLEPDEVALITGIGCSGRLSGYVNSYGVHSIHGRALPLAQGVKMANRDLTVIASGGDGDGYAIGMGHTIHALRRNMNITYIVMDNQIYGLTKGQTSPSSAPGFVTKTTPKGNIEQNVAPLELALSSGATFVAQGFSSDIKALTKIIEDAINHDGFSFVNVFSPCVTYNKINTYDWFKENLTAIDDIENYDVSNKQAALQTVLEHDSLVKGIVYQDTTTPSYESQIDGLAETPLAHQDLSLTEEQFESFTKQFV